A window of Apium graveolens cultivar Ventura unplaced genomic scaffold, ASM990537v1 ctg4471, whole genome shotgun sequence genomic DNA:
atttgtgattaaaaatattatttatatacatcgttgcataaataatgaaagaagtatatatatttggatatcattgttatcataacaatgataaaacgtattattctataaacatgtttattttttgccgaacttaaatgttttcataaaatattccatgtaaactGATATATTTTTACGATGATTTAGTTGCTAATATATGTattcttcggaatctctaataatactcgatccgatttaaattagaaaaaagtcCGGCCCGATCAAGCCCGaaaaaaagcccggttaggcTCGCCTCGAGGGCTCAAACGGGCTATGATATTTTCGGAAAGTCCGGTCCGACCCGGTCAAAATCAAAGCCCGAAAAGCCCGACCCGATCAAAGTCCGAGTTTTTTAAGATCAGGTCAAAATCCTGTTCGTGGGTCTTTTGTGCTATCTCTAACGATGTACCCGTCCCTCGTTAGATCCTCCCGTGTTCTAATCTAACTTTGCTTCGTTACAATTTCTTTTGTAGCCAAGCGTACGTTTGGATCCACGAGTTAAATAGTTTAATGTAGATGAGCTGGAAAAGCATGTTGAGACCTTGGTCGAGCAACATGCAATATATAATATTGAAGGATTAACATATAAGACAAAATTTAGTTATTTTAAAATGTATGTTTTTTAAAAAATCACTAATATATGTCCCCGTCCCCACATTTTGTCAGCCATGCCGGATTCCACAACAGTCAATAAACGCATACAAgaaaagataaataaataaaataaaaagaatagTATAACAGTGTATTAAATTTGCTTTTTTTTTCTGCATGCATGCACTAAGAGAACAAAAAATACTCTCTCCCGTTCAATTCTATACATTTAGTATTTACACATATTTCCAGActtctataaagtatagttttataatattttttttcaattttttttgaataaaagtttaaacataaaacttttattcagaaaaaaaattaaaaaatactGTAGAATTATGTTTTAAATAAGTATTAAAAAGCGTCAGCTTTATTACCTATTGTTTTCAAAACCTTGTGCGCCTGTCCGTTACGTACAAGTTGGCTATTAACTAATTTTACACGGCGGTTCTCAAAATCGACGCTGATGTGATTAATCATTATTAAATGTTCTATtcatttatttctaaaatttGATTACCTTTTTATATTCTTAAAAGTTAATATAATCAAGTTTgataataatttattatattattttcttTGAGTATATTTGATTACTATTCTTATCAATTTCGGATTATCTGATTAATCGTTATAAGATCGTCTTGCTGATCAATCCCCATCGAAAGTAATAAATTTATCTAAACAAACCATTATAATAATGCATGTTCTTTGTATGTGAGTGATTTCACATGATTGTAAAAATCGGTAATCGGCATTAATCGGTATAGGTACTGATTAGGGATTATTCGGCAAATAGGAGATTAATCGAAATAAAAATctgatatatttaaatattttattaatatttaatatatttaccttatttattatgatatatataattcaaaaataattataaatactaatcggatttcaaaaattaacttgatcaattattaattaaaaattaatcaaaaattaatcgagaatttttataaaaattacgGACTTTTAGAACACCGCACACACATAATAATTAAAAATACACTCGGTGGGTCATTTGATGTAAGGATTTTGTTATAATAAGGCAGGTGAAAGAATCTTGCAAGCCCACCCAAGTCAATCGACAACAAAACCAAAATTTAATATTCTTTAAAAAAATCTGTAACAAAATCTGTTTCATAAACGATGTGGGCTCCAAAAATTGACAtcttacaattatttataatatttgtTTACTAGATTTTATtcaataaaattaaaatcaataCCATTGCAGTAATTTTTAAAGCTATTTGCATGTCAATCACTACTTCTTGGCCGGCATTTACCGTTAAATTTAAATTTGTGGTGATAGTGAAATGATTGAAACTATGTCACGGAGTCAATCGAGATGGAGACTCGATATGCATTTTAAATTTCATTTATAGTATAGtatataaatagtttttaaatttttttcttatgaataaGAATCTGTTGTTTaaagtttaataaaaaaaatttaaaaataaattataaaaatatattttaaaatgaatatcgATTATTGAAAAAACCGTATACATTTGAATGAGATGGATGGAGTGCAATTTTACTCATGCAGACATGTAATTATTTATACGTGAATTTCGGATTCGTGACAATCAATTGACAAAAATTGAAATCCTTTATAAATTTAAGATTTTTGAGAGTAGATTTTAAAATTGATATGAATAGTGATTGACTTACATTATTTTATCCGCGCTCAATTCATGTGCGCATATGTAACTATATATACATAAAACTCGgatttttaatcgattaataaCATCATTTATTGGTTTAAAAAAACATCAGTTATTAATCAAACAAAATTTAAGTACAGATTTGAAAATTGATGAGTGCACGAAGTTATATTATTCTATCCAcacttaattttataaaaaatttcgCTTATTCACCTAAAATTCACGAACACTAGATTGATATTTACGAAATGGTAGACATTGTAAAATTCCCTAGCCTcgcataaaatttaaaatttaaggTCGTTGGAATTCGAATGTTTCTGGTCTTGTTTATAATTATGATTTTATATATCCGTGTGTACAAAAATTACAAAATGATGAAACATTTTTCTTGCTTTCTGTAATTGGCTGCTTTTTGGCACACTTTATGATTGACAAGTGAAAGGTGCATGGTGCCTTGTTAAGAAAACTTGAAACTTTGATAAAAAAGCAATTACTACATTTTTCcacaaacaagaaaaacaaaagagTGTGAAAATTTATCTGAGTTTAGAAATCAAACAAACCAAGAAACAGAAAGTGAACGTCAGATTAAACCACAGAGCTGACTCTCATCTTGTAAGCTTTCTGGACTTTACATGCATATCGTTTCTCATCCACATGACCTCTTTCTTTTTCTCGTATTTACGCGGTATGGTTGAACAGTCGTTTTGGTACGGGAATTATTCGGCTCGTGAAGTAAACGAGATATGGTATTATGTAACGTTGTATTGTGTAATAGtatagtattattattttttttgttgaaaatattattttggagTAGAGGATAATATATAAGAATTTGTAGACCATGTTCTTTTGGATGTGTATCAGCTAGCATACAGTTTGGATAAGTTGAAGGAGGTTTTAACTAGTTCAGGTTCAGTCAACTCTGATTCTTTGTAGTTTCCAGTTTGTTATTTACATATTAATTAGTTAAAACAAAACTGTAATTGTCTCTTGGCTTGATGCCAAAGAGTTTATGAACAAAGAAAGGTAGTTGAAACTTATATATGGGCTTTTAACAACACTCTTTTTCCATTTCTCAGTTGCTTTGTCTAGCCTTTTCTAGGTTGTGGTTTTGCTTTAGATCTGTGGCTTATATATGATGGTGTCTTAATTGGATTGGTTTTTAGTTGTTTGAGTGTTTTTTGAAGTaggatgatgatgatgaaagGGATGATGATGAGCCCACAAGAGCATTCATTGATGGAAGAAAACATGTCTAATTTAACTTCTGCTTCTGGTGATCAAACAAGTGTTTCTTCAGGATTGCAGGCTCATGAACCtccaaagaaaaagagaaatttGCCAGGAAATCCAGGTTCCAATCCCTTTCATTagtcttgattttcttgattttttatacTAGAAatcttgattttcttgatttaCTAATTATGGGATAAACAAACAGACCCGGAAGCAGAAGTGATAGCTTTGTCACCACATACACTAATGGCAACCAATAGATTTGTATGTGAAATATGCAACAAAGGGTTTCAAAGAGATCAGAATTTGCAGTTACATAGAAGAGGGCATAACTTGCCATGGAAGCTAAAGCAAAGGAACAGCAAAGAAGTGATAAGGAAGAAAGTGTATGTGTGTCCAGAAGCTAGCTGTGTTCATCATGACCCATCAAGGGCACTTGGAGATCTTACAGGAATCAAGAAGCACTTTTGCAGAAAACATGGAGAGAAGAAATGGAAATGTGAAAAATGCACTAAATGTTATGCTGTTCAATCAGATTGGAAAGCTCATTCTAAGATTTGTGGCACTAGAGAGTATAGATGTGACTGTGGTACTCTCTTCTCTAGGTAAATCTCCCATTTCAAATCATTTTTCATATAGAcatgtctctctctctctctgtgtgtgtgtgtgttattaGAGTATTGTTTTTGAGTTCTAGCTTGATAGGCTGATGTTTCTAGCTAGAGATATGCATTGGGATAATTGCTGATTGCACAATAACCAAGAAAAGAAAATGGCCATAATACATTATTAATTAGTTGTTTTGTGTTCTTGGTTTTTGTTGGTTTTTGACAATTTTTAAAGTGAATGAGTTAGATTAATTGTTTTTGTTGTGAATGGTTTGTGATTATCAGGAGGGACAGTTTTATAACACATAGAGCCTTCTGTGATGCACTAGCTGAAGAAAGTGCAAAATCTATTGCAACTGCAAACATTCATCAGCCACTTCTTGCTTCTAAATTTCAACCTCATACATTCAACACCAATCTGATGACTTTTGATAATCCACATGCACACATCATGAAACAAGAGCCACAAACTTTCAGTACTAATCCATTAATCAACCAACAGCATTACAGTGTTAATCCAAGCCCTAACCCTAGCCTAACTGAACATGGTGGGCCTATACATTTTCTCACTGGGCCTGGACTGATGAACACAACAACAGGAGGCAACTCCCCACACATGTCTGCAACTGCATTGTTACAGAAAGCAGCCCAGATGGGTGCAACAATGAGTACAAGTGATTCAGGCATGATCATGCCCCACAACCAGGCTCACGTGACTTCCAATACAACAACTGGCTTTGGTCTGCACTTGTCCTCACGTGACCAACACCATCTGTCTACTGAGTTCTTGTCTTCATTTGGGAACAAAGCTGCTCCACCAGTACAAACTGCAGATCAGTATCATCAACTATCTTCAGCTCACTCTTTTCTTCAAGATATGATGATGACTCAGGGCTTTGTTGATGATCAAGATTATGGTTTCCTGAATCAAAAGAAAGATGATCAAGATTGCGGAAACATCGAAGAAGATCAGTTTCGAAAAAGTGCTGCTGTTCTTAAGCATGATGATGGTATGACAAGAGATTTTCTGGGATTAAGGCCACTTTCACATGCTGAAATTCTTGCTCTCCAGGGTGCATGCAATGCTCCTGCTACTGCTGATGATCATCCAGACCATCGcgattaattaattagattatCGTCGTAATTAAGGTACTTTTGATGAATTAGCATTCCATATTTCTACAGAAGATACACATTTTTTGGTACTACTAGTACTAGCTCCTACCTTTTGTTAACTTTTGGGGCCTTGTTAAATCTCAAACCTTCAGCTGCTAGCTATTCAATCAGCAAAAACTtgaaataattatataaattttcaatCGGCTCGTGATTCCTTACCCCAACAAGTCTACAATATGAACGGTGGACAATAGAAAATGGAATGCATGTTGGTTTGAAATTTGCAGTACCCTAACTCTAGCTATAAGGATGTTGATTGCATGGGCCTATAAGGCTATTGGGAGGGTAGTATATAGGTCGTACATTGTGTTGGATTTGATATTCTCATGAAAGTGATGCACAAAttattgaagaaaatgaaaagaCACTAATTCACAGTCATCTATACAGCTATCCATTTTACATGGTGAAACAATTAGTGCAATTCTATCATCTGATTTAGAATGTCTACCACAATAGTACTAGCCAGTTCTTTACTCCTACGTCCCACCGGATTATATACATATGGGATGTTGCATCGAATTCGAGTCGAATATGAGTAAAAAGTAGAAATTTTAATTCAAATCTGGACCGAATCCGAACGAGTATTTATAAATTTGAGCCGAATCTGACCTTACTATTATTCGTACCTATTCGACTCGTTTTCACCCTTAATGAAAATGAGTGGTTGTATAGTTGATTtgtataaaattttattatttttaaaatatagagaATTGAGAGAGATGTCTCAAAAAAAAGTATAGAGAAATGAACGAGACAGTGGTAATACATTGGAGCTGGTGTTGTTGTATCGATGGTTCCAAAAATTATTGATTCGACCCGTTAATCGATTAATTCGTTACGAGGTACTCAGAGCTGTATATATTAATTCAAGATCATCTATATAGATAGCCAACTAGTACTTCCTAGATCTTGCATTAAAGCTGAAATTTAATAAATTTGGACAACCAAAAAATATCAAATATGAATGCATGTAAACACACACATGCATGTGTCTGCGGCTCTCCGCTCGTGTGTCACATGTAGTATAGTTGGGAAATGGTACTCCTCGTGCTTAAAAACGTTTCCTATTTGTGTTAGACACGTTTGCCAATGCACACTTTTAATTagtaatatctttaatttcgtattagcATTACAAATAAAAACTTTATtatattaaagtactcataaatacgaatccaacaaaatcacttTTAACTACGTTTGATATTataaattagacgtaaattagcAGTCAATCGCTTATCATGTACAGTAAAAAAGACAAAACGAGAATAATattttgggacggagggagtaatttCATACACGTACAGTACATATACATTCAAGGTGTCAAGATCACTATTACATGTAATGTTATCACTCGAATCAAATTTAATCGGTTGAGAGAGATGTCGATATAAAAGATCGCATTCAGGCCAACTGTCAATAGTCACGAGTTTTTAGGAGAATCGGTAACTTAAGTATTCACATCCCCGGTCTTTGAATAAAACGAGTGATCTCTGATTGAATTGCAGGCGCTGCATGTAAAAAAAGCATAGGATTCTTTGAATTAGAATATACAGGATAATCtgtgttaaataaaatataaagaTGGATGTATAATTGAAGAGGTATATAATGGTATAATACTGTTAGAACTGTAGTACAGGAACAGGAAATGGACAAAGACAGATGCTAGGACTTTGGACCCATGAAGCCTGATGCTGGGTGTTGTGTTGTTATTTGTGATGGTGATGTGGTTGCAAGTGGGATTCAATCCCCAGACTCAAATGATCAATATTGACTATACCTTAGTTCACATGTATGATTTGTACTCGGTCCTTTCGCATGCTGCGTTACTCGATCGGAATATTTTATAAGTAATTTACTCTGTCCTTTCGCATGCTGCGTTATTCGATTTAAGTAATTTATTCGATCCTTTCGTATACTGCTGCGTTACTTGATCGGAATAGCTTATAACTAACTTATACATAAACAGAAGCGGAAGGAAAAGGGGACTGGGGTCCATTACCCCTCCAAACATACATAGTATCTTGTTTATAGTATATATATGACGTCAAATAAGATAAGAATTTTTCAACACTTTTTCATTGGTGTACCGGTTAATTGAATTGGCAATACTTTTACCCCTGGTCACAATTTCGGTAGAAAGAGTTTTTTCGGCAATGAATATAGTAAAGACAAATTTGAGAAATCGATGGGAGATGAGTGGATAAATGATAGTTTGGTAGTATATATTGAGAAggatttttttttgtaaaattaataAGGAAGTAATATTATGTCGTTTTGAAAACATGACATCCTGTAGGATTCAGTTGCAAGAAACAACGATCATTAGAAATTAGTAGTTATGTATTAAATTAGATTAATGCATTATGAGacaataatatatttattttaatgtaAGTGATGCTTCCTCTCTTATGAAATTCGGGTTCCGCCCCTGTACGTAAATGTTATGCATTTGATAAGAATGTGCATCCAGTGACAATTCTACCAATTTGAATATTTTGCAGAGATTCCCCAAAAACTTGAAGCAGCTAATAGTAGAAGTATCTAGCAAAAAAGTATGTTTCAAGCTATATATGCTTGTTTTTTATATATTTGCAAATTTTGAATCATCCGTTCATCACCTTCAATTCCTTTGTATAATATATATAAGCACGGTTGAATAATTCTCATTTATAAGGTTACAAGTCATATTTGTTAAAAAAAAGTGTAATTCATATTAATTTATGTAGTTTTGAATCAAAATAGTTATTTTTGTAGAAAATTGCAGTTTCATATTCAGAAAAAAAAGAGAGTATTAAGATAAAAAATAAAGAATAactaatattaatttttacaaTTAATCAAACCGGCAGCCAAAATATATTTGTTACAATGAATATGGCCTGCTAATTtgaaagctggcccaagagtgCTAAAATGAAACCCAGTTGTCAGCTTAAGGAAATCCTGGATTGGGCCAAACAAAGGCCCAACATACGGGACAGAACTATAACATTTGATTGACTGTTAAAGTAAAACATGTGAATCATGTGTTAACCAGTCAACCACCATTGACTTTACATCAGAAAAAAGCACAATAACAGTTCAGTTAGTTGTGTTTGTGTAGTAAATAGCAAGTGAACTCAGAAGAATCATTTATCTACTAAAAATGGCGAAATTGCAAATTCTCTTCGAATTTAGAACAACAGTTTCGATCTTCTTCTTTTTATTATCTGTATTTTCTTCTCTCTCCTGCTCCACTTCGCACCAGCTCCATAATGTAAacacatctctctctctctctctctctctctctctctctctctctctctctctctctctctctctctctctctctctctccccttccctctctctctctctctccttccctctctctctctctctctccctccctctccctctctctctctcgctctctctgtGTAGATACATTTAGACTGCTTGTTTATTGATAAACTTTACACGTTGTTACTAATTAAAATCTGTTTAATTGAACTACCTTTTTGTGATTGCTGTTTGTTTATTTTACTTTATGAATTGTTATTAGAGAAAAATGTGAGTTCATTGTTTGTTTGATGATATGTGTAAGACTTGTGATGATCAGGATACTACTCGTAAATTTGAGATTGCTGATGATATGTTCTGGAAAGATGGGAAGCCTTTTCGAATTATTGGAGGTGATCTTCATTATTTTCGTGTTCTTCCTGAGGTAAACTCTTGTTTTTTGACCATTTTATATTTTTGCTCTATAGCTTTGTTTTAGAACAAGCTAACTAAATTAATACGACAAGCTGACAAGTAAGTGGTAACGGGTAATTTAAGTTTATCTAATGATTTGAATTCAGTGTTGTCTTTTTGCGAgtcatttttttagtttttacAGTGTTTTTATGTACAGAATGGATTATAGACTTATAATAACTATTTTCTGAATGTATTTTGATTTGCATTAAAATAACTTGGCTTTCGAGTTTTATGACAGTTAAGTGTTGCATTTTCTAAACTTCTGTGTTGATTGTCAATTGTAATGAGCTTCATGACTTTTAATTCttaaatagttttgtaattaatttATTGCCAAGTCTAGTGTTTGATATTTATGTAATAAAGTTTAACCTTTTGTGGATACAGTACTGGGAAGATAGACTTTTGCGGGCAAAGGCTTTGGGTTTAAATGCTATTCAAACCTATGTTCCTTGGAATTTGCATGAACCAAGGCAAGGCCAACTTGTATTTGAGGGTATTGCAGATGTAGTCGCATTTCTACAACTTTGTAAGAAGCTAGATTTCGTGGTTATGCTTAGAGCTGGGCCTTATATATGCGGAGGTTAGTCACAACAATAAGCTTATTAAAGCTCTAAGTTCGTAGAATATTCTGTTATTGCAACAATATCTTTTTGTTAATCCGCAATGTTGTCACTGGTTCTGTTAAGTGTTAAATACATTAATGTCCTTGTAATTTTTTTTGTTGTTGACTTTTTATTTGTAAGAATGCCAAAGATAAGAGTGGTGTCCAGCATTTAACTTATTTTTTGCTGCAGAGTGGGATTTGGGTGGTTTCCCAGCTTGGTTACTTTCAATCGAACCAGCTTTGAGACTTAGATCATCAGACCCTGCTTTCCTTGACTTGGTATGCATTAGTGCAGGTTGTCTTTTATAATAGTACATTTATAAAGGTAGGAGTAAGTTTCCATTTCGCACTTGTTTACTGAAGGTTGTTGTTTTCTGTTCCGGTCTGTATATCTTAGCAATTAGCATGAAGCATGTAGAAGTCAAATTGCTTGAACCGACTAATAATATATCATAATAGTCTACTTTTTTTCCTAAGCATATAGTCTACTTAATTCCATGCAACTGTGTTATAACTTATAATAACAGACAGATTGTTGTAATATATGGAAGAAGGGTTAGCAACAATGCTATTACTAGAAAATAGTTTTCTGATCAATATCTCAGTATCTCATCCCAAAATCTTATATCTAATAGATTTTTTACTTATTCTTATTTTTGTAATTAGATTGGTGAAAGTTAATGAGGTTTATGTTGAAAATttacaaaaaaagaaaaatatcAGAATATGCAGTGGTATGTATCGGAATTATGAAATGCTAATATTGAGTAGTTATTTGGATTATTATAGGTTGAAAAATGGTGGGGTATCTTACTCCCTAAAGTGGCTCCTCTTCTGTATAGCAATGGAGGCCCTATAATAATGGTCCAGGTCAGTGTGGATACTTTTGCAACCTTCTTTGCAGTTACTGTGTTGTTCTCTAGGAATCAAGTAGATTGACCCAGAGAAGCATCATAGTGTTACCTTTATTAAATAAATCAGTTATTATGGTGGAGATCTAAGCCAAACAAAGATAAAGTGATTCTATGTTTAATGTATTATCTATCAACATCATGTATTTGATTTCGCTATGacagatagaaaatgaatttggttcttatggagatgataaaCCATACTTGCATCATCTGGTTAAGTTAGCCAGATCACACCTCGGAGAAGACCTAACATTGTAAGTTATGTGAAGTGCTTTCTGACTGTTATTAATTATGTTGGAGGATATCTATCGTTGCTGTTGAATTTAGTACAAGATTTGTATTTTTCCATCGCTAATGACAAACTCTTACATGCCACATTAAATTTTCACACAAAGTTTATGCTGCTTAGGAATGCCCTGCAAATTTCTCCATATGCTAACACTGTTCACACATCTGACTTAAGTATATATTGCTTCTCATGTGTTTAAGTATATATAATACATCTAAGTCGCTACGTTATGCTATCAAAGTGATTGGAGTTAGAAATCGCAGTTCTTGAAGATATGTGTTATTGTGTTTGTTCAAAAACAGAAGTGTTTCTTATAAACCTTGAGATGATTTCTTAATTGTTTTAGAAGGAAATTTCTAACATAGGGCCATGACAAGggaaaatatataaaaaaacttGAAATCAAGGGAAAAGCACCGGAAAGAGAGATTGATGTCTTAAACAGTTTTTTCATTAGTTTACATGCTCATGTTGCAGACGGGTCCCTAGATACTGCATATCCGATAGAACTATGTGTGTATGTTGTTTGTAGGATTCATCACCTGTACGACACATTGATTTGTACGAGTGATGGCTTTGTGAGGACACCCAAGGCATCTTAATGGTACAGTTCATATTAGTGCCGATGTTTGACACACAATGATGAGAAGTCTTTTTGGTCCAAGCAAATGTAGATACCATCTGCACAACATCGAAATTGCTGGTTTTCATAAAATGGAGATGAATGCACTGGCCAGATTTATAGATGTCTAAAATGTATACTTGTTATGCCGGTAGTAGTTATATTTGGTACACATCATGGTTATATGATATACGGATTATCTATGAATTCGTATACAAGTAGCACTCTCGTAAGTCTTTTATGTGCTTAAATAATTTATTGTTGAAGGTATGCATGTGCCTAGATTATCAAAATGTACTTTTGACTTTTGAGTGTCATCACATCATTAACCCTTTCTTGCATATGTATTTGATCTTATTTGTTGACTTAACTGCAGGTATACTACTGACGGTGGTTCTAGGGAAACTCTCCAGAAAGGAACAATTCGTGGTAATACTGTTTATTCAGGTAAGCTTGTAATTAATCTTTCTTCAGAACTAGGAACAGCATCTTTTTTTGTAcaatttaaatttatgttttgaACTCTTTTAGTGAGGGTGGGGGTCCGTGTAATAGTAATTTATTTATCCAGTAGCAATCTAGTGTAACAATGATACCATTTTGAAGGGTGTAGGTAGGCACTGCAATATACTTAATAGAGATTTGTCGATACATATACCAAACATTCAGCTTtttaatttagcaaaaaaaaaatcagCTTTTTAATATTCTGCAATTATGTCTTCCTAGCTGTTGACTTTACAACCGGAGATGATCCTTGGCCTATATTCGAATTGCAAAAGGAGTTCAATGCACCTGGGAAATCACCCCCTCTTTCTGCGTCAGTAATACAATTTTCATCAAGTTATGAGCTAATTGTTCATCAATTTAATGGTTAGTTTTGTTTTTTAGGGAATTCTACACTGGATGGCTTACACATTGGGGAGAGAATATTGCACGTACAGACGCTAAGTCTACAGCAGCTGCCCTTggaaaaattttggaaaaaaatggGTCTGCTGTGCTTTATGTATGACCTTAGATAATTTATTGTGCTTGCAAATGCTTATCTACATGTACCTCACTACAGTGATGTACTTGTGCTGTTTAGATGGCACATGGTGGCACAAACTTCGGATTTTATAATGGTGCAAATACTGGAGATGGAGAGTCTGACTACAAGCCTGATCTTACATCCTATGATTATGTGAGGAAGATATCAACTTACTTCTTTTTGTAACTTTTACGTGAACTGATGTCATTCCTACAGCTTACTAGTTACTGGGTCACCGACCCTAAAACTGACACCCTGTTTTTCAGGATGCACCCATTTCAGAGTTTGGTGACGTGGACAATGCAAAGTTTAAAGGTATAGATTGATTTATCTTTCAATCTTTTATACACAAGCTTATTTTATTATTACAAAAATGAATAAGATTTTTTCCTACATATTCTTGACCATCTCAAATGAAAACACATGTATGGGTGGA
This region includes:
- the LOC141701933 gene encoding protein indeterminate-domain 12-like isoform X1 gives rise to the protein MVEQSFWYGNYSAREVNEIWMMMMKGMMMSPQEHSLMEENMSNLTSASGDQTSVSSGLQAHEPPKKKRNLPGNPDPEAEVIALSPHTLMATNRFVCEICNKGFQRDQNLQLHRRGHNLPWKLKQRNSKEVIRKKVYVCPEASCVHHDPSRALGDLTGIKKHFCRKHGEKKWKCEKCTKCYAVQSDWKAHSKICGTREYRCDCGTLFSRRDSFITHRAFCDALAEESAKSIATANIHQPLLASKFQPHTFNTNLMTFDNPHAHIMKQEPQTFSTNPLINQQHYSVNPSPNPSLTEHGGPIHFLTGPGLMNTTTGGNSPHMSATALLQKAAQMGATMSTSDSGMIMPHNQAHVTSNTTTGFGLHLSSRDQHHLSTEFLSSFGNKAAPPVQTADQYHQLSSAHSFLQDMMMTQGFVDDQDYGFLNQKKDDQDCGNIEEDQFRKSAAVLKHDDGMTRDFLGLRPLSHAEILALQGACNAPATADDHPDHRD
- the LOC141701933 gene encoding protein indeterminate-domain 12-like isoform X2; the protein is MNKERMMMMKGMMMSPQEHSLMEENMSNLTSASGDQTSVSSGLQAHEPPKKKRNLPGNPDPEAEVIALSPHTLMATNRFVCEICNKGFQRDQNLQLHRRGHNLPWKLKQRNSKEVIRKKVYVCPEASCVHHDPSRALGDLTGIKKHFCRKHGEKKWKCEKCTKCYAVQSDWKAHSKICGTREYRCDCGTLFSRRDSFITHRAFCDALAEESAKSIATANIHQPLLASKFQPHTFNTNLMTFDNPHAHIMKQEPQTFSTNPLINQQHYSVNPSPNPSLTEHGGPIHFLTGPGLMNTTTGGNSPHMSATALLQKAAQMGATMSTSDSGMIMPHNQAHVTSNTTTGFGLHLSSRDQHHLSTEFLSSFGNKAAPPVQTADQYHQLSSAHSFLQDMMMTQGFVDDQDYGFLNQKKDDQDCGNIEEDQFRKSAAVLKHDDGMTRDFLGLRPLSHAEILALQGACNAPATADDHPDHRD
- the LOC141701933 gene encoding protein indeterminate-domain 12-like isoform X3, coding for MMMMKGMMMSPQEHSLMEENMSNLTSASGDQTSVSSGLQAHEPPKKKRNLPGNPDPEAEVIALSPHTLMATNRFVCEICNKGFQRDQNLQLHRRGHNLPWKLKQRNSKEVIRKKVYVCPEASCVHHDPSRALGDLTGIKKHFCRKHGEKKWKCEKCTKCYAVQSDWKAHSKICGTREYRCDCGTLFSRRDSFITHRAFCDALAEESAKSIATANIHQPLLASKFQPHTFNTNLMTFDNPHAHIMKQEPQTFSTNPLINQQHYSVNPSPNPSLTEHGGPIHFLTGPGLMNTTTGGNSPHMSATALLQKAAQMGATMSTSDSGMIMPHNQAHVTSNTTTGFGLHLSSRDQHHLSTEFLSSFGNKAAPPVQTADQYHQLSSAHSFLQDMMMTQGFVDDQDYGFLNQKKDDQDCGNIEEDQFRKSAAVLKHDDGMTRDFLGLRPLSHAEILALQGACNAPATADDHPDHRD
- the LOC141701931 gene encoding beta-galactosidase 17, with the protein product MAKLQILFEFRTTVSIFFFLLSVFSSLSCSTSHQLHNDTTRKFEIADDMFWKDGKPFRIIGGDLHYFRVLPEYWEDRLLRAKALGLNAIQTYVPWNLHEPRQGQLVFEGIADVVAFLQLCKKLDFVVMLRAGPYICGEWDLGGFPAWLLSIEPALRLRSSDPAFLDLVEKWWGILLPKVAPLLYSNGGPIIMVQIENEFGSYGDDKPYLHHLVKLARSHLGEDLTLYTTDGGSRETLQKGTIRGNTVYSAVDFTTGDDPWPIFELQKEFNAPGKSPPLSAEFYTGWLTHWGENIARTDAKSTAAALGKILEKNGSAVLYMAHGGTNFGFYNGANTGDGESDYKPDLTSYDYDAPISEFGDVDNAKFKALRRVIGQFSAVSLPPLPRNNKMTGYGNFRLQRSAFLFDMLDKIDHADVLESNDPVSMEVFGEMFGLVLYASEFIQEGKKNILSIPKVHDRAQVFVSCPSKDKRPKYAGTIERWSNQAISLPNLNCISPIKLLILVENMGRLNYGLYMFDRKGILSSVYLNGKPIHKWNMVSVPFQKIPEIQKINPVFQNAQSDYKKISSHKKPIINLDSFLEEPAFYVGSFDAGEVHDSFISFTGWGKGIAFVNGFNIGRFWPSMGPQCNLYVPAPILHHGKNVVVILELESPNPDLALSSVDHPNYTCGSRSSKVHQL